The Candidatus Aegiribacteria sp. genome segment TTGTAGCAGGCTCCGCATGTCTGGCATTCATCCGATGTTTCATCGAAGGCGGGAGACACGAGCCGTTTGCTTCCTCTGCCTGAGAATCCGAGGACTCCCTTTCCCATCCGCTCTTTGCACATTCGTACACACAGGCCGCATAGAATGCAGTCCTCGTTCTTCGGTTCTATCCGGGTCTGAGTTATACCCATTTCTTCGGCAAGACATTTGATATTCTTTGAATCTGGACACCTTGCGAGCAGGAGTTCCATCATGATCTTTCGGGATTTCAGAACCCTTTCCGTAGATGTCCTTACCGTCATGCCCTCCTGCACAGGGTAATTGCAGGATGTCTGAATGGATACTCTTCCATTCTGTTCAATCTCAACAAGACATAAACGGCAGGAACCGTAGGGAGAAAGCGCCTCGTGATAACAGAGGGTCGGAATGGCTATATCGAGTTCTTTGCAGGCCTCAAGAAGAGTCGTTCCCTTCTCGAATTCTACGGACTGATCATCGATGGTGAGTTTGATCATTTTGCTTTCTTCCATGCCTTGCTACTCCACTATTATCGCGTTGAATTTACATACATCGTAACAGAACCCGCACCTTGTACATTTATCTGAATCGATCAGATGCGGCTCTTTCACTTTCCCGGTTATCGCGTCTGAGGGGCAGTTCCTCGCGCAGAGGGTGCATCCTGTGCAGGCATCAGCATCGATCCTGTATACAACCAGTGCTTTGCACACGTGCGCGGGGCATACGGCCTTTTCTATATGCGCGTCGTACTCGTCCCTGAAATACTCTATGGTGGACAGCACCGGGTTCGCGAGTGTCTGACCCAGCCCGCACTGGGAGGCGTCCGTTACAGCCTCTCCCAGTTCAAGTAGGAAATCGACATCTGAAGGTTTGCCGTCACCTTCTGTTATCCTTGAGAGTATATC includes the following:
- a CDS encoding (2Fe-2S)-binding protein translates to MEESKMIKLTIDDQSVEFEKGTTLLEACKELDIAIPTLCYHEALSPYGSCRLCLVEIEQNGRVSIQTSCNYPVQEGMTVRTSTERVLKSRKIMMELLLARCPDSKNIKCLAEEMGITQTRIEPKNEDCILCGLCVRMCKERMGKGVLGFSGRGSKRLVSPAFDETSDECQTCGACY